The DNA region ACCATTGCTTGGTGGGGAATGAAGCCCCCGGCGCGAGCGCGACGCGAGGATGCCGCGCTACAGAAGAATCGATATCGTCGGGAGTCGGCGGCAACTGTATAACGGGACGGCGGGCATGGATTTCTGACCCCAGCTTGTGGAGAGCCTGATTGTAAAGGTCAATGGTGTGCGGCGGCGAGAGATTCAAAACCTTCCGGTCGCCCCGCCGGGTAGCGCGCCATCGCTCCCAGCGCCTTTTGGGGTAACGCACTTTTAATCCCGCCAGATGATGCGACAGAAAAAAGGAACGAAAATTTCCGTGAAGGTCAACGACGACATCAAACCCTATCTTGTCCAATTCTTCAGCGATTCTGTATAGCTTGATAATGCCGACCTCTTCAGGAAACGGTATAACCTCGTCAACGCCCGCCATCAGTCCGGCTATTTCCCGATTCTTCTCTCTGGTAAGCAGATAGATCTTCGCTTCGGGGTGGGAAATCTTGAGGTTGAGCAAGGGGGCCGATGCCAATATGACATCACCGATAGCGCTTAGTCGTATGACCAGGATTCGCTGTATCATCGGG from Candidatus Zixiibacteriota bacterium includes:
- a CDS encoding glycosyltransferase family 9 protein translates to MIQRILVIRLSAIGDVILASAPLLNLKISHPEAKIYLLTREKNREIAGLMAGVDEVIPFPEEVGIIKLYRIAEELDKIGFDVVVDLHGNFRSFFLSHHLAGLKVRYPKRRWERWRATRRGDRKVLNLSPPHTIDLYNQALHKLGSEIHARRPVIQLPPTPDDIDSSVARHPRVALAPGASFPTKQW